The following DNA comes from Glaciihabitans arcticus.
CGACGTAGCTGCCGAAGAGGCGTGATCCGATTGCCAGCTCGTACTTCGCGAAGCGGCGGGTGGCACGCCAGAGCAGGGCGACCGCGAGCACGCCCTTGAGCACGATGAGAACACACGCGAGGCCGAGCATCAGCAGCAGGCCGAGCTCGCTGAGCTGACCGATGATCGGGAGGGTCAGCGTTGTGCCGGAGATGATCGGGGTGATGACGAGGGCAAGCAGGCCGAGGGCGAGGGCGTCGAGCATGGAGAGCAGGCCGAGCGTGACCGAGTAGCCGGCGAGGAATCGCTGAGCGCCCGCGGGGAGCACGGTCAGCAGTTCTCGGTAGAGCGCCCAGGTTGACTTCATCGCATTATCTCCAGTGCTGGGCCGTAGGAAACCCTCCGGGAGTCTACCCGCTCCTCCCTGACCACCCCCTCGGGGCGACCTCGTGCGCTCAGCGCTGGGGGGCGCCGAAATGCTCGTCGAGAATGCGCAGGTACTCGAGGTCGCTGAGCCGCACGACCTCCGTGAGCTGCTGGTCGCCGGTGATTGCGCCCGAGGTCACCAGGTTGGCGACGAATGCGCGGTTCTCGAGCGGATTGTGGTTGGCGAGCGAGCGCGTCATCTCATACCGGTGCAGCCCGTTCACCGAGCCGGGAGCGTACGGCTCCTTGGAGGCGTAGAAGTTGGTCCCGACCACGTGAAGCGACACGTCGCCCGCCTCGAGGATGTCGAATGCGGCGACGGGGACCATGTTCGGTGAACCGTGGAAGAACAGCAGCCGATAATCGTTGTCCGTCACGCGCATGTTCGCGAGCGGTGCGGCGAGTGACGGCGGGCGTCCCTTGACCACGAAGTGGACGAAGCTGCCGAAGCGATGCTCGAGCTCTGCGGCATCGTAGGTGGCGAAGGTCTTGTACCAGCCGGTGGCGCTGTAGAGGATCTCGCGACCAGGAGGAGGCACGACCGCGGGCAGGTGAAGCGACGGCCCGCGAAGGATCCGCACTACGTAGTCGAACGCGGTGAGGTCGGAGTAGTCGATCTCGGTGGGCGCGGGGCCGACCATCACGAGCTTCTTGCCGGCGAGGTCGGATCTCCAGCGGTCCGATCCGGGTCGGACGGGAGACGGCCCGAAGACGTCGGGTGCCCAGACGGACATGTACCGGCCGATGGCCCGATGCAGCCGCAGTGTTGATGCCGCGGTGGGAGAGGCACCCTCGAGGGGAGCCCAGCGCTCTATGGCGAGGTCGCGGTCCTGCCGGTGCAGGGCGACGAGAACCGACTTCAGCCGATTGCGCAGGTCGGGTCGCATTCGCGCGTCCCTGTCGACCCGGTCGTAGGCGAGCTCGGTGAATCCGTACGAGGCCTCGAAGAGCCCGATGGCACTGGTCGCACGGGCAAGCGCGAAGTACTTGTTGGCGCTCTGTCGGCGCGGCGTCAGCCCGGCGATGATCTCGAGCAACTCCGTCGTCGCGGGACCGTGCTCGACAGCGCTCGCACTGCGGGCTGCGAGCAGGCGAATGGCACGGTCTTTCCAGCGCGGCGTGTACAGCGCCTCATCGCGGGTCACGAGATTGGCGCGGAGGAGGGACAGCATCGTCTCCTCGCCGCGGGAGAGGTCGACCGCCGACGGGTGCTTGAGCTTGAGGCGACCGTCATCCCGAAGAATTGCGCCGACGGAGTGCAACAGCTGGAATGGCTCGAGCGGCGACGATGCCCGGCGCTGGGGAGCGGTGGTGACGGGTCGGGAGTTCATCCGGATCCTCCGAGTCGAAAACACCAATCATAGCGAGGGGCCCACTCGCCCCACGCCTGAACGAGAGCGGCCGTGTGTCAGACTTAGCCCATGTTCCGTACGTGGGTCGTCATCCCGATGTACAACGAGGCGACAGTCATTGCGAGCGTCATTGAGGGGCTCCTCCCACACTTTCCCCACGTTGTCTGCGTCGACGACGGCTCGAGCGACGGAACGCCGGAGATCGCGCGAGCGGCCGGTGCCACGGTGGTCGAGCACCCCATCAACCTCGGCCAGGGTGCCAGCCTGCAGACCGGCTTCGAGTTCGCGCTCTCCGACCCGCTGATGACCGACGTCGTTACGTTCGACGCCGATGGACAGCACCTCGTCGAAGACGCCATCGGCATGGTCGCCAAGCTGCGAGCCGAGAACCTCGATGTCGTGGTCGGATCCCGTTTCCTCGACGACCGCACCCAGCTCGCACCTGCCAAGAAACTCGTACTGCGCGCCGCTGCCCTCTATACGCGCATCACGACCGGCATGGCGCTGACCGACGCCCACAATGGCCTGCGCGTGCTCGGTCGCCCGCTTCTCGAGAAGGTCAAGCTGCGTCAGAACAGGATGGCCCACGCGTCCGAACTGATCGACCAGATCGGCGGGCACAAGGCGAGGTGGTCGGAGTACCCGACGCACATCGTCTACACCGACTACTCGCGGGCGAAGGGGCAGTCGCTGCTCAACTCCGTCAACATCCTCGTCGAACTACTTTTTAGGTGATGACCGTCATGATCGTTTTCCAGATTCTCGCCGTTGTGGTCATCGTGATCGCCGCCTTCTTTATGCTGCGCGGCGGCGGCGCGCGTCACCAGGCGATCCGTCGCATCCTGATGCTGCTGTTCATCGTGGCGGCGGCCTCGTCGGTGTTTTTTCCCGGACTCTGGACCGCCGTGGCCAACATCGTCGGCATCGGACGCGGGGCTGACCTGCTGCTCTACCTGACTGTGCTGATCTTCCTCGGTTTCGTCGCTACCACCTATCGCCGCTTCCGTCATCTCGAGAACGACGTGACCGAGCTCTCCCGCCAGCTTGCGCTCGTGCAGGCGAAGGCACTCGACAAGACGACTCCGCCGACGGACTAGCACTTCCGGTCTCGACCCCACAAGCTGCCAAAGGCTGGTCTTTTCCCAGAATCCGCTTACAGTGGGAAGTGCTGTTGACTGCGCAGGGGGCCATCATGACCATCATTTCTTCGAGGATCCGCCGTCTCGGTGTACGAGTGACCGCGATACTCGCCGCGACCGTCGTGCTGTCTTCCGGGCTCGTCGGTGTGACCTCCGCGAGCGCCGCTCCCGAGTCCGTTGCCGTCGATGCAGCTCCGGTCGTGACCCAGGTCGAAGAGATCTCCCGCGCCGCCGCGGCCCTCTCCGGCACGAACTTCAACCCCGGATACATCGTCAGCGACTGGTCGTTCTACAACGCGAACGGGATGAGCCAGGCGAAGATCCAGGCCTTCCTCGACGCCAAGTGCCCGACCAACAACTGCATCGACACGAAGAAGATGAAGACCACCGCACGGGCGGCCACGAACATGTGTCCCTCGCCGTACGCGGCAAGCGCGAGCGAGACCTTCGCAGCGATCATCTACAAGGTGCAGCGGTCCTGTGGCATCAGCGCCAAGGTCATCCTCGTCACCCTGCAGAAAGAGCAAGGGCTGCTCAACCTGCAGAACCCGACCGACCTGAAGCTCCGTAAGGCGATGGGCATGGGATGCCCCGACACGAGTGTCTGCGATTCCAAGTACTACGGCTTCTTCAACCAGGTCTACTACGGCGCCAGCCAGCTCAAGCGTTACGGGTTGCGCACCGCGGATAACGTGAGCTTCCGCACCAAGTACCAGATCGGCGTGCCTTACAAGGTGTCGTACAAGCCGAATTCGACCTGTGGCACGCGCACCGTGACGGTGAAGAGCAAGGCCACCACCGCGCTGTACTACTACACGCCGTACACCCCGAACGCGAAGGCGCTGGCCAACCTCACGGGGCTCGGCGACAGCTGTTCGTCATACGGCAATCGAAACTTCTGGGTCTACTTCAACTCGTGGTTCGGCAACAGCCTCGCGGGACCGGGCAATTTCGCCATCGACTCCGCCTACGAGGCGAGCGGCGGCGCCGCCGGCCCGCTCGGCGCGAAGGGACCCGAGACGTCTTGTGTCGACAATCGCGCGACCTGCTCGCAGGTCTACACCAACGGAATGATCTACTGGACGCTCTCGGGTGGGCCGCTCGTCATCTCCGGTGCGATCGGAACCTACTTCCTTGCCAACGGAGGGATCAACGCGCTCGGAATCCCGACCGGTCCCGGCGCGGCCGTCACCGACCCGAACGGAAACGGAACCGTACAACCCTTTGCGAAGGGCATGGTGCACTCGAGCTCCGCGGGAACGTTCTTCGTCTCCACGGCGGTGCTCACCGCCTATAGCGCCGCCGGATGGCTGCGCGGCACCCTCGGCTGGCCCACGACCGACCGCGGGTGTGCGACCGCAACCTCCGGATGCGTGCAGACGTTCACGGGCGGCTACATCTACGCGCCCGCCACGGGTGCGGCGCTCAGGTACAGCGCGGCCGTCGCCTCGGCCTATACCGCAGCCGGCGGACAGAAGGGTGCGATCGGACTGCCGCTCGCAGCCCCGTCGGCGGTCGTCGACAAGGTGACCGGTAACGGCACGGCCCAGTCGTTCCAGGGCGGGTGGATCCACTCCTCCGTACGCGGAGCGTTCTCGAGCAGCACCAAGATGATGACGGCCTATAGCGCTCGAAAGTGGGTGCGCGGACCGCTCGGCTGGCCCATCGCCGCCGAGACCTGCGCCTCCGACGGCACCTGCTCGCAGCCGTTCGCGGGCGCGACGCTGAACGTGCCGACGACGGGTGCGACCTTCCTCAGCTTCAGCGTGACCGATCCGAAGATCGCGACGCTCTACTCATCACTCGGTGGTGAGTCGGGCTCGCTCGGCGAGCCCGTGGCCCAGTCCGGCCCTGTCGTCGAGAAGGTCAACGGCGACGGCGTGATGCAGAAGTTCGAGCAGGGCATCGTCCACTCGAGCGCCAAGGGGACCTTCGCGGTGCCGGCGACGATCATGCCGACCTTCAGTGCGACAAAGTGGGTGCGCGGCCCCCTGGGCTGGCCGACCGGCCCGCAGGTGTGCGGGTCGGATGGATCCTGCGCGCAGCCGTTCGCCGGCGGCACCATCCAGGACCCGGCGTCGGGCGTTCCCTTCGCGACCTACACGGTCGTCAATACCAAGATCAAGGCGGCCTACACCGCCGCCGGTGGTGAGGCCGGATCTCTCGGAAAGGCGATCACCGTCGCCGCGAACGTGATCGAGAAGACGAACGGCAACGGCGTCTACCAGTCCTTCGAGGGCGGCGCCATCCACTCCAGTGCTCTCGGGACCTTCGTCGTCAGCAAGGCGATGATGGCCAAGTACAGCGCAAAGAAGTGGGTGCGCGGCGTGCTCGGCTGGCCGAAGGCCAACGCGGTGTGCACAGCTGCGAACGTCTGCACGCAGGCGTTCAAGGGCGGCACGCTCACCACCCCCTAGCGGCGTGCGGCCCTCGC
Coding sequences within:
- a CDS encoding DUF2304 domain-containing protein — encoded protein: MTVMIVFQILAVVVIVIAAFFMLRGGGARHQAIRRILMLLFIVAAASSVFFPGLWTAVANIVGIGRGADLLLYLTVLIFLGFVATTYRRFRHLENDVTELSRQLALVQAKALDKTTPPTD
- a CDS encoding glycosyltransferase family 2 protein, with the protein product MFRTWVVIPMYNEATVIASVIEGLLPHFPHVVCVDDGSSDGTPEIARAAGATVVEHPINLGQGASLQTGFEFALSDPLMTDVVTFDADGQHLVEDAIGMVAKLRAENLDVVVGSRFLDDRTQLAPAKKLVLRAAALYTRITTGMALTDAHNGLRVLGRPLLEKVKLRQNRMAHASELIDQIGGHKARWSEYPTHIVYTDYSRAKGQSLLNSVNILVELLFR
- a CDS encoding LGFP repeat-containing protein, with the protein product MTIISSRIRRLGVRVTAILAATVVLSSGLVGVTSASAAPESVAVDAAPVVTQVEEISRAAAALSGTNFNPGYIVSDWSFYNANGMSQAKIQAFLDAKCPTNNCIDTKKMKTTARAATNMCPSPYAASASETFAAIIYKVQRSCGISAKVILVTLQKEQGLLNLQNPTDLKLRKAMGMGCPDTSVCDSKYYGFFNQVYYGASQLKRYGLRTADNVSFRTKYQIGVPYKVSYKPNSTCGTRTVTVKSKATTALYYYTPYTPNAKALANLTGLGDSCSSYGNRNFWVYFNSWFGNSLAGPGNFAIDSAYEASGGAAGPLGAKGPETSCVDNRATCSQVYTNGMIYWTLSGGPLVISGAIGTYFLANGGINALGIPTGPGAAVTDPNGNGTVQPFAKGMVHSSSAGTFFVSTAVLTAYSAAGWLRGTLGWPTTDRGCATATSGCVQTFTGGYIYAPATGAALRYSAAVASAYTAAGGQKGAIGLPLAAPSAVVDKVTGNGTAQSFQGGWIHSSVRGAFSSSTKMMTAYSARKWVRGPLGWPIAAETCASDGTCSQPFAGATLNVPTTGATFLSFSVTDPKIATLYSSLGGESGSLGEPVAQSGPVVEKVNGDGVMQKFEQGIVHSSAKGTFAVPATIMPTFSATKWVRGPLGWPTGPQVCGSDGSCAQPFAGGTIQDPASGVPFATYTVVNTKIKAAYTAAGGEAGSLGKAITVAANVIEKTNGNGVYQSFEGGAIHSSALGTFVVSKAMMAKYSAKKWVRGVLGWPKANAVCTAANVCTQAFKGGTLTTP